One genomic region from Rosa rugosa chromosome 1, drRosRugo1.1, whole genome shotgun sequence encodes:
- the LOC133724831 gene encoding uncharacterized protein LOC133724831, which produces MDDIFGESLNFEEIHIKQGFDEGHKDGLIAGKEEARQVGLKVGFEVGKELGFYKGCVEVWNSAVRVDPTRFSTRVQKGVKQMEELVERYPVMEPENESVQEIMEDLRLKFKAVCASLGVKLEYKGYPRASSSGAKDVAF; this is translated from the coding sequence ATGGACGACATATTCGGAGAGTCTCTGAACTTCGAAGAGATCCACATCAAGCAAGGCTTCGACGAAGGCCACAAAGACGGCCTGATAGCCGGAAAAGAGGAGGCCAGGCAAGTGGGCCTCAAGGTGGGCTTCGAGGTCGGCAAGGAGCTCGGGTTCTACAAGGGCTGCGTGGAGGTATGGAACTCTGCGGTCCGGGTCGACCCAACCCGGTTCTCGACCCGGGTCCAGAAGGGCGTGAAGCAGATGGAGGAGTTGGTGGAGAGGTACCCAGTTATGGAACCCGAGAATGAGAGCGTGCAGGAGATAATGGAGGATTTGAGGTTGAAATTTAAGGCAGTTTGTGCTTCTTTGGGTGTGAAATTGGAGTACAAAGGGTACCCGAGAGCTTCTTCTTCTGGGGCTAAAGACGTTGCTTTTTGA